A window from Actinomycetota bacterium encodes these proteins:
- a CDS encoding helix-turn-helix domain-containing protein, producing the protein MADLKALEIHKALADDTRFRLYRHLGLTGRAVSVRELSRRLSLHPNTLRPHLRRLERAGLVTREVRRSTSVGRPQTLYSLAEATDESRDGDYRLLSEILLGSVSGKRATGRAEDLAREWGGYLASRVGPKPGVRVPAGRNLAVLQEAMARAGFEPRFRRQGRQQVEVLFRDCPFRELVDDHRELVCALHRGLLEGMLAAVRPALQVLEFRPFAERSICKLVAAS; encoded by the coding sequence GTGGCGGACCTCAAGGCCCTGGAGATCCACAAGGCCCTGGCCGACGACACGCGGTTCCGGCTGTACCGGCATCTCGGGCTGACCGGCCGGGCCGTCTCGGTCCGTGAGCTGTCCCGGCGGCTGTCCCTGCACCCCAACACGCTCCGCCCGCACCTCCGCCGGCTGGAGCGCGCCGGTCTGGTCACCCGGGAGGTCCGTCGCAGCACCAGCGTGGGGCGGCCCCAGACCCTGTACTCCCTGGCGGAGGCGACCGACGAGAGCCGGGACGGCGACTACCGCCTGCTGTCGGAGATCCTCCTCGGGTCGGTCTCGGGGAAGCGAGCCACCGGCCGGGCGGAGGACCTGGCCCGCGAATGGGGCGGCTACCTCGCGTCGCGGGTCGGCCCGAAGCCGGGGGTGAGGGTCCCGGCCGGCCGGAACCTGGCCGTGCTCCAGGAGGCCATGGCCAGGGCGGGGTTCGAGCCCCGGTTCCGCCGGCAGGGCCGGCAGCAGGTGGAGGTCCTGTTCCGGGACTGCCCGTTCCGGGAGCTGGTGGACGACCACCGGGAGCTCGTGTGCGCGCTGCACCGGGGGCTCCTGGAGGGCATGCTGGCCGCGGTGAGGCCCGCGCTCCAGGTGCTGGAGTTCCGCCCCTTCGCGGAACGCTCGATCTGCAAGTTGGTGGCGGCGAGCTGA
- a CDS encoding Mrp/NBP35 family ATP-binding protein has translation MLDPEIGKPIEDLGMLKGIDVNGGRVRVTVLLTIAGCPLRDRIDRDVRGALATVDGITEVEVILGEMTDTQRQDMVTGLRGGAAATPTFFTDGKTAVIAVASGKGGVGKSTVTANLAAALAAEGHRVGVLDADVWGFSIPRMMGVSGQPVGFNNMILPLESHGVRIISMGFFVPEEQPVIWRGPMLHKAVQQFLGDVYWGEIDFLLCDLPPGTGDVSLSMASFLPGAYMLVVTTPQDAARKVAERAGKMAAQVRQRVIGVIENMSHFVCPHCGERTAIFGEGGGEEAARTLSVPLLGQIPLYPPVREGGDQGRPIVLSDPDSPAGQALIESARALARTTRSVVGKPLQLMVAPGAQAGNGHEQQAGHGGHAGHAGHEQAGHAH, from the coding sequence GTGCTCGACCCCGAGATCGGCAAGCCCATCGAGGACCTGGGCATGCTGAAGGGCATCGACGTGAACGGCGGCCGGGTCCGGGTCACCGTCCTTTTGACCATTGCGGGATGCCCCCTGCGCGACCGCATCGACCGGGACGTGCGAGGAGCGCTCGCCACCGTCGATGGGATCACGGAGGTCGAAGTTATCCTGGGAGAGATGACCGACACCCAGCGCCAGGACATGGTGACCGGCCTGCGGGGCGGAGCGGCGGCGACCCCCACCTTCTTCACCGACGGCAAGACCGCGGTGATCGCCGTGGCGTCCGGGAAGGGCGGCGTGGGCAAGTCCACCGTGACGGCGAACCTGGCGGCGGCCCTGGCCGCGGAAGGACACCGGGTCGGTGTCCTGGACGCCGACGTGTGGGGCTTCTCCATCCCCCGGATGATGGGCGTGTCCGGCCAGCCGGTGGGCTTCAACAACATGATCCTGCCGCTGGAGTCGCACGGCGTCCGGATCATCTCCATGGGGTTCTTCGTCCCCGAGGAGCAACCCGTGATCTGGCGCGGTCCCATGCTCCACAAGGCCGTCCAGCAGTTCCTGGGCGACGTCTATTGGGGTGAGATCGACTTCCTGCTGTGTGACCTCCCTCCCGGGACCGGCGACGTGTCCCTGTCAATGGCTTCGTTCTTGCCGGGAGCGTACATGCTGGTAGTGACAACCCCGCAGGACGCCGCGCGGAAGGTGGCCGAACGGGCCGGGAAGATGGCCGCGCAGGTCCGCCAGCGGGTGATCGGCGTGATCGAGAACATGTCGCACTTCGTGTGCCCGCACTGCGGCGAGCGGACGGCGATTTTCGGCGAGGGGGGCGGCGAGGAGGCGGCCCGGACCCTTTCCGTCCCGCTGCTCGGGCAGATTCCGCTGTATCCGCCGGTGCGGGAGGGCGGCGACCAGGGCCGGCCCATCGTGCTGTCGGATCCGGATTCCCCGGCCGGGCAGGCGCTGATCGAGTCGGCTCGGGCCCTGGCCCGGACCACGCGATCGGTGGTCGGCAAGCCGCTGCAGCTCATGGTGGCGCCCGGAGCCCAGGCCGGAAACGGGCACGAGCAACAAGCGGGACACGGCGGTCACGCCGGCCACGCCGGGCATGAGCAAGCCGGGCACGCCCACTGA
- a CDS encoding AAA family ATPase, translated as MRACSSCGREIDGDVVFCPHCGAALASAPAREQRKTVTVLFCDVTGSTSLGESIDPEALRGLLARYFERMKAIVERHGGTVEKFIGDAVMAVFGVPAAHEDDALRAVRAAMEMREALPGLGVQARIGVNTGQVVTGTEERLVTGDAVNVAARLEQAAAPGDVLIGAPTLALLRDAADVEPVEPLELKGKARRMPAYRLLRVHEAPERSHGARFVGRGRELTTIREAWERVQAGRLCELVTVTGEAGVGKSRLIAETLASLEATVVRGRCLPYGEGITYWPVVEILKQLAVQPEDAAAATSIRSLLGQTDAATSAEEIAWAFRKTLERAAADRPVVAVFDDIQWGEETFLDLIEHVALLSSGAPILVLCMARPELTDRRSGWPVTFRLEPLGDQEVDELLPERIPNELRTRIASAAGGNPLFIEEMLAMSGEADSEVVVPPTLHALLAARLDQLEPTERTVLELGAVEGEIFHRGAVQALAPQETRVTPRLAALVRKELIRPDRAHLPGEDGFRFRHLLIRDAAYEALPKATRAELHRNFAFWLEEHGTSLVELDEVLGYHFEQAHWYREELGLPVDGELAAAARRRLTAAGRRAYRRGDYRAAVSLLERAAALLPLAEIDLLLETMLADALFEGGRGAEAIRRAEATAERASAAADRVGELCARILVGRFRMSLEPEGAAEALAALIEEALPVFQAAGAHLALYVAYYALGYVELNRGRADAVVEALDHAFAHAQGVVELPAAISAWSSGGRLYGTMPVPELLAWMDEQEALRGPDPLVRRDRAQAVAMLGRFDEARELIAGVRSELADRGAGIQLGATLCVSFVEVELLAGDPVAAAELGEEGCRLLDELGERGFLSYAAGLLGEALYELDRLDDADSWASRGASLGGSDDASTQMLCRRVRAKVLVRRGEHDEAERLAREAVAIGRGTDMLDDQGDTLVDLAEVLSLAGRLEEAAEALEQAVVRFELKGNVVKLARTRDRLARVLGEAAR; from the coding sequence ATGCGCGCCTGCTCGAGCTGCGGACGGGAGATCGACGGCGATGTCGTCTTCTGTCCCCATTGCGGAGCCGCGCTGGCCTCGGCGCCGGCGCGGGAGCAGCGGAAGACCGTGACCGTGCTGTTCTGCGACGTGACGGGCTCGACCTCGCTGGGCGAGTCGATCGACCCGGAAGCGCTCCGCGGCCTCCTGGCCCGCTACTTCGAGCGGATGAAGGCGATCGTCGAGCGCCACGGGGGGACGGTGGAGAAATTCATCGGCGACGCGGTGATGGCAGTGTTCGGGGTGCCGGCGGCGCACGAGGACGACGCGCTCCGCGCCGTGAGGGCGGCCATGGAGATGCGTGAGGCGCTCCCGGGGCTCGGCGTCCAGGCCCGGATCGGCGTCAACACCGGGCAGGTGGTCACCGGCACCGAGGAGCGGCTGGTGACCGGCGACGCGGTGAACGTGGCCGCCCGACTGGAGCAGGCCGCGGCGCCCGGGGACGTGCTGATCGGGGCTCCGACCCTCGCCCTCCTTCGGGACGCGGCCGACGTCGAGCCGGTCGAGCCCCTGGAGCTGAAGGGCAAGGCTCGGCGCATGCCCGCCTACCGGCTCCTGCGGGTCCATGAGGCACCGGAGCGCTCCCACGGGGCTCGGTTCGTGGGGCGCGGGCGCGAGCTGACAACGATCCGGGAAGCCTGGGAACGGGTCCAGGCCGGGCGCCTCTGCGAGCTGGTGACGGTGACCGGGGAAGCCGGGGTCGGCAAGTCGCGGCTCATCGCCGAGACCCTCGCCTCGCTGGAAGCGACGGTGGTCCGCGGCCGCTGTCTTCCCTACGGAGAGGGGATCACGTACTGGCCGGTGGTCGAGATCCTGAAACAGCTGGCCGTGCAGCCGGAGGACGCCGCCGCCGCGACGTCGATTCGTTCGCTGCTCGGCCAGACCGACGCGGCGACGTCGGCGGAGGAGATCGCCTGGGCGTTCCGCAAGACCCTGGAGCGGGCGGCAGCGGACCGGCCGGTCGTCGCCGTCTTCGACGATATCCAATGGGGGGAGGAGACGTTCCTCGACCTGATCGAGCACGTCGCGCTGCTCTCCTCGGGGGCCCCGATCCTGGTGCTCTGCATGGCCCGGCCGGAGCTCACAGATCGCCGCTCCGGGTGGCCCGTCACATTTCGTCTGGAGCCACTGGGTGACCAGGAGGTCGACGAGCTCCTCCCCGAGCGCATCCCGAACGAGCTGCGCACCAGGATCGCGAGCGCCGCCGGCGGCAACCCCCTGTTCATCGAGGAGATGCTGGCCATGTCCGGCGAGGCGGACAGCGAGGTGGTCGTCCCGCCGACGCTGCACGCGCTACTCGCGGCGCGTCTCGACCAGCTCGAGCCGACAGAGCGCACGGTGCTCGAGCTGGGCGCGGTGGAGGGCGAGATCTTCCACCGGGGAGCCGTCCAGGCATTGGCGCCGCAGGAGACTCGGGTCACTCCGCGCCTGGCCGCGCTCGTCCGCAAGGAGCTGATCCGGCCGGACCGGGCACACCTCCCCGGCGAGGACGGCTTTCGGTTCCGGCACCTGCTGATCCGGGACGCGGCCTACGAGGCCCTGCCGAAGGCGACTCGAGCCGAGCTGCACCGGAACTTCGCCTTCTGGCTTGAGGAACACGGCACCTCGCTCGTCGAGCTCGACGAGGTCCTGGGCTACCACTTCGAGCAGGCCCACTGGTACCGCGAGGAGCTCGGCCTGCCCGTTGACGGCGAGCTGGCGGCCGCAGCGCGGCGCCGCCTCACCGCCGCCGGCCGCCGCGCGTACCGGCGAGGTGACTACCGAGCAGCGGTCAGCCTGCTCGAGCGCGCCGCGGCGCTCCTACCCCTGGCCGAGATCGATCTCCTCCTGGAGACCATGCTCGCCGACGCCCTGTTCGAAGGGGGCCGCGGCGCCGAGGCGATCCGACGGGCCGAGGCGACGGCCGAACGCGCCTCGGCTGCCGCTGATCGGGTGGGTGAGCTGTGCGCGAGGATCCTCGTGGGCCGGTTCCGAATGTCCCTCGAGCCGGAGGGTGCCGCCGAGGCGCTCGCCGCTCTCATCGAGGAGGCCCTCCCCGTATTCCAGGCTGCCGGCGCCCACCTGGCGTTGTACGTGGCGTACTACGCCCTCGGCTATGTGGAGCTGAATCGCGGCCGCGCGGATGCCGTCGTGGAGGCGCTCGATCACGCGTTCGCCCACGCTCAGGGGGTGGTGGAGCTGCCGGCGGCGATCTCGGCGTGGAGCTCGGGCGGCCGTCTGTACGGCACCATGCCTGTGCCGGAGTTGCTCGCCTGGATGGACGAGCAGGAAGCTTTGAGAGGTCCGGACCCCTTGGTCCGCCGGGATCGCGCACAGGCGGTGGCCATGCTGGGTCGCTTCGACGAGGCCAGGGAGCTGATAGCCGGCGTCCGATCGGAGCTTGCCGACCGCGGCGCAGGCATCCAGCTCGGGGCGACGCTCTGCGTGTCGTTCGTTGAGGTCGAGCTGCTGGCCGGCGATCCGGTCGCCGCTGCGGAGCTCGGGGAGGAAGGGTGCAGGCTCCTCGACGAGCTGGGAGAGCGCGGCTTCCTGTCGTACGCGGCCGGGTTGCTGGGGGAGGCCCTCTACGAGTTGGACCGTCTCGACGACGCCGACAGCTGGGCCAGCCGGGGGGCGTCGCTCGGCGGGAGCGACGATGCGTCCACCCAGATGCTGTGCCGGCGGGTGCGGGCGAAGGTGCTCGTCCGCCGCGGCGAGCACGACGAGGCGGAGCGGCTAGCCCGCGAGGCGGTGGCGATCGGCCGGGGGACCGACATGCTCGACGACCAGGGCGACACGCTCGTCGATCTGGCCGAGGTCCTCTCGCTCGCCGGCCGGCTCGAGGAGGCAGCCGAGGCGCTGGAACAGGCGGTTGTGCGGTTCGAGCTGAAGGGAAACGTCGTCAAGCTCGCGCGCACGCGCGACCGGCTGGCGAGGGTGCTGGGGGAGGCGGCCCGGTAG
- a CDS encoding prolipoprotein diacylglyceryl transferase, whose amino-acid sequence MIDLLASLSWPVLDRVHFGSRFAISPHGVGIAFGFLLGSWWVLREGPKRGVKEEHASSMLFWALIGTIVGARFFYVIAHLSEFNSFTDMLKIYNGGISLIGGIVGAIAFAYPVMRRHHYRFFQVMDSAAIGLPFGIFVGRIGDLVIGDHLGKPTSVPWAFAYDGGHLSGFSCTGNVCTETLLQGLHRHTLEITPHVARLIYPTGVVQTGNGVHQTALYDFLIAGSLFLFMYLVMASKPRREGVLILTFTIWYGMGRVITDFLRVDKRFFGLTGSQWSTAALAAISTFVLVQWAIQSRRPPPPPPGAEESAGAATTSFTPPPEPGAPT is encoded by the coding sequence GTGATCGACCTGCTTGCCTCGCTGTCGTGGCCGGTCCTGGACCGTGTCCACTTCGGCAGCAGATTCGCCATCTCCCCCCACGGCGTGGGGATCGCGTTCGGGTTCCTGCTGGGATCGTGGTGGGTGCTCCGGGAAGGCCCCAAGCGCGGCGTGAAGGAGGAGCACGCCAGCTCGATGCTGTTCTGGGCCCTGATCGGCACGATCGTCGGGGCCCGGTTCTTCTACGTGATCGCGCACCTCTCGGAGTTCAACAGCTTCACCGACATGCTGAAGATCTACAACGGCGGGATCAGCCTGATCGGCGGCATCGTCGGGGCCATCGCGTTCGCCTACCCCGTGATGCGCCGGCACCACTACCGGTTCTTCCAGGTCATGGACAGCGCCGCGATCGGACTGCCGTTCGGCATCTTCGTGGGGCGGATCGGCGACCTCGTCATCGGGGACCATCTGGGGAAGCCCACCAGCGTGCCGTGGGCGTTCGCCTACGACGGCGGGCATCTCTCCGGGTTCTCGTGCACGGGGAACGTGTGCACCGAGACCCTCCTCCAGGGCCTGCACCGCCACACCCTGGAGATCACCCCGCACGTGGCGCGGCTGATCTATCCCACCGGCGTGGTGCAGACGGGGAACGGGGTCCACCAGACCGCGCTGTACGACTTCCTGATCGCGGGGTCGCTGTTCCTGTTCATGTACCTGGTCATGGCGAGCAAGCCCCGGCGGGAGGGCGTGCTGATCCTGACGTTCACCATCTGGTACGGGATGGGCCGGGTCATCACGGACTTCCTCCGGGTGGACAAGCGGTTCTTCGGGCTGACCGGCAGCCAGTGGAGCACGGCGGCCCTCGCCGCGATCTCGACGTTCGTGCTGGTGCAATGGGCCATCCAATCCAGGCGCCCGCCTCCGCCCCCACCGGGCGCCGAGGAGTCCGCCGGTGCCGCGACCACGTCGTTCACCCCGCCCCCAGAGCCGGGAGCTCCGACATGA
- a CDS encoding phosphatase PAP2 family protein: MSIDREALQRAGTLAAVAIVVERLSSSRPGMKVDRRLFGMVNAGHGKAPDRFFAGLTELGSITASLSAGAVLAARGQVRVAARAVGAAGATWVAGQALKRLYLRVRPYDALTVRLLIGRPRGTSWPSSHPAVLLSFLTVAGRELGLPGAARIGLAGLAGLVATSRVYLGVHFPSDVVAGMLLGRAMGLAALAIRGSGDTVGA; this comes from the coding sequence GTGAGCATCGACCGTGAGGCGTTGCAGCGCGCGGGAACCCTGGCCGCCGTCGCCATCGTGGTGGAGCGGCTGTCGTCCTCCCGGCCGGGGATGAAGGTGGACCGGCGCCTGTTCGGCATGGTCAACGCGGGTCACGGGAAGGCGCCGGACAGGTTCTTCGCCGGGCTCACCGAGCTCGGCTCGATCACGGCCTCCCTGTCCGCAGGAGCCGTCCTGGCCGCCCGGGGGCAGGTTCGGGTGGCCGCCAGGGCGGTGGGTGCGGCCGGCGCGACGTGGGTGGCCGGGCAGGCGCTGAAGCGCCTCTACCTGCGTGTCCGTCCGTACGACGCACTCACCGTCCGCCTGCTGATCGGGAGGCCGCGGGGGACCTCCTGGCCCAGCTCGCACCCCGCGGTCCTGCTCTCGTTCCTCACCGTGGCGGGGCGCGAGCTGGGGCTGCCGGGCGCCGCCCGCATCGGGCTCGCCGGGCTGGCCGGGCTGGTGGCCACGTCGCGGGTGTACCTCGGCGTGCACTTCCCCTCGGACGTCGTGGCGGGGATGCTGCTGGGCCGGGCGATGGGGCTGGCCGCCCTCGCAATCCGAGGGTCCGGCGATACAGTAGGCGCGTGA
- a CDS encoding LapA family protein: MRREGDQPPGADDPELQHDRDQLHELQKSRQRRVAKLLVALFISVVLIVFIIQNSERVKIHYVFFTANNRLIWVMLACAILGGVVGYLIGRPGKQVRLRHRPDQEPKPKPEKNKPS, from the coding sequence ATGCGACGAGAGGGGGATCAGCCGCCCGGGGCCGACGACCCGGAGCTCCAGCACGACCGCGACCAGCTCCACGAGCTCCAGAAGTCGCGCCAGCGCCGCGTGGCCAAGCTCCTGGTGGCGCTGTTCATCTCGGTCGTCCTCATCGTGTTCATCATCCAGAACTCCGAGCGGGTGAAGATCCACTACGTCTTCTTCACGGCCAACAACCGGCTCATCTGGGTCATGCTCGCGTGCGCCATCCTGGGAGGGGTCGTGGGCTACCTGATCGGCAGGCCCGGGAAGCAGGTCCGCCTCCGCCACCGCCCGGACCAGGAGCCGAAGCCGAAACCGGAGAAGAACAAGCCTTCCTGA
- a CDS encoding SRPBCC family protein, with the protein MSEARVTVNVDAPPERVWAAISDPRNLSRWDRHITKVEGVPEDGLKVGVRYSTELRFMGVAGVVDAEVLEWDPPRSSKILLRGFIEAVVYTRVEPLPHGRSRIVHEVRYGFRGGPVGGLAARAMRLTGGPQLVLRRGALAQKHHIESG; encoded by the coding sequence GTGAGCGAGGCAAGGGTCACCGTGAACGTTGATGCGCCGCCGGAGCGCGTGTGGGCCGCCATCTCGGACCCCCGAAACCTCTCCCGATGGGACCGCCACATCACCAAGGTGGAGGGCGTTCCCGAGGACGGGCTGAAGGTGGGCGTGCGCTACTCCACCGAGCTCCGGTTCATGGGCGTGGCCGGCGTGGTGGACGCCGAAGTCCTGGAGTGGGACCCGCCCCGTTCCTCGAAGATCCTCCTCCGCGGGTTCATCGAGGCGGTCGTGTACACGCGCGTCGAGCCCCTCCCGCACGGCCGGAGCCGCATCGTCCATGAGGTGCGGTACGGGTTCCGAGGCGGCCCGGTGGGGGGCTTGGCGGCGCGAGCCATGCGCCTGACCGGTGGCCCGCAGCTGGTGCTTCGGCGTGGGGCGCTGGCCCAGAAGCACCACATCGAATCCGGATAA
- a CDS encoding CPBP family intramembrane metalloprotease produces the protein MITAIVVIGGVAEAAAWWLVWRRRVSVWVAPGPVLAAAGLAAVATGKVSLCPAVSGAVAVSAGVGAGVALFGATRVFVWAVERAWPAFRRHAEAIYDQRGGLSVPAAVGAALVVVAGEELFWRGLVQGRLSQAVGRTGGALAAWGAYFAANAPSGSLPILAAAVVGGAVWGVLAFWTRGILAPLLCHAVWTSFMIAFPPDGSGPAGPDDAAPAGPAAPPPEARTS, from the coding sequence ATGATCACCGCCATCGTCGTGATCGGGGGGGTCGCGGAGGCCGCGGCGTGGTGGTTGGTGTGGCGCCGGCGGGTCAGCGTGTGGGTGGCGCCGGGGCCGGTGCTCGCCGCCGCGGGGCTGGCCGCCGTCGCCACCGGGAAGGTCTCCCTGTGCCCGGCGGTCTCTGGGGCCGTGGCCGTTTCGGCGGGGGTGGGAGCGGGCGTGGCGCTGTTCGGGGCGACCCGGGTGTTCGTGTGGGCCGTGGAGCGAGCGTGGCCAGCGTTCCGGCGACACGCCGAGGCCATCTACGACCAGCGGGGAGGCCTTTCGGTGCCGGCGGCGGTGGGGGCGGCGCTGGTGGTCGTGGCGGGCGAGGAGCTCTTCTGGCGCGGGCTGGTCCAGGGAAGGCTGTCGCAGGCGGTGGGCCGGACGGGAGGAGCGCTCGCCGCGTGGGGCGCCTACTTCGCGGCCAACGCTCCCAGCGGAAGCCTTCCCATCCTGGCGGCCGCGGTGGTCGGCGGCGCCGTGTGGGGAGTGCTCGCCTTCTGGACCCGGGGGATCCTGGCGCCGCTGCTGTGCCACGCCGTGTGGACCTCGTTCATGATCGCGTTCCCGCCGGACGGCAGCGGCCCCGCCGGTCCCGACGACGCCGCGCCCGCCGGTCCCGCCGCCCCTCCGCCCGAGGCTCGAACCTCGTGA
- a CDS encoding thioesterase: MLEPGLQGTVERTVTKDMTATALGSGDVPVLGTPAVVALVEAAACRAVQGRLGDGEISVGTRIELSHDAAVPVGTTVTAAAHLVEVDGRRLTFEVRVSEPSGDVATGRHVRVVVQRRKFLEKIGATGQPAG, encoded by the coding sequence ATGCTGGAACCGGGACTCCAGGGGACGGTCGAGCGGACCGTCACGAAGGACATGACCGCGACGGCCCTGGGGTCGGGTGACGTCCCGGTCCTGGGCACACCTGCGGTGGTCGCGCTGGTGGAAGCCGCGGCGTGTCGGGCCGTCCAGGGCAGGCTGGGCGACGGCGAGATCTCCGTGGGCACGCGCATCGAGCTTTCCCATGACGCCGCCGTGCCGGTGGGGACGACGGTCACGGCGGCGGCGCACCTGGTGGAGGTGGACGGTCGCCGGCTCACGTTCGAGGTCCGGGTGTCGGAACCCAGCGGCGACGTCGCGACGGGACGGCACGTGCGGGTGGTGGTCCAGCGCCGGAAGTTCCTCGAGAAGATCGGGGCGACGGGTCAGCCGGCCGGCTGA
- a CDS encoding oxidoreductase → MRADDEFSREPRGGRRKRLKAGRGKLSREDRRGMKEFFKSRVGVESYLEPAALDRQRSVALVASDGEWLRFALPDEVSFRRFAQKLGLPVYDAAVLGYPKRMKEYRRDQE, encoded by the coding sequence ATGAGAGCGGACGACGAGTTCTCCCGGGAACCTCGGGGCGGCCGGCGCAAGCGGCTCAAGGCGGGGCGGGGCAAGCTGTCCCGGGAGGACCGCCGCGGCATGAAGGAGTTCTTCAAGTCCCGGGTGGGCGTGGAGTCCTACCTCGAGCCCGCCGCCCTGGACCGGCAGCGCTCGGTTGCCCTGGTGGCCTCGGACGGGGAGTGGCTGCGCTTCGCCCTGCCCGACGAGGTGTCGTTCCGGCGCTTCGCCCAGAAGCTGGGGCTGCCGGTGTACGACGCCGCCGTCCTCGGCTACCCGAAGCGGATGAAGGAGTACCGCCGGGACCAGGAGTAG